A region of Syntrophorhabdus sp. DNA encodes the following proteins:
- a CDS encoding CHAT domain-containing protein has translation MRHLGTLHRVVTGLTAIIIVLALSLGGADLCRSGDDVPTLSAQIDQFRKEGRFQEGIPVAARLVEVSEKTFGPEHPRTAVSLTTLANFYRTTGRFAEAEPLLRRALAIQEKAPQGPNRPAVAQNLTLLGMICNATGRYVEAEPLLRRALDILERVRVQRPEAIAFNLALLAESLVFTGRKAEAEPLMKRAVEIWEKHDNYPPEGMAFSLTLLAKLCRHTGHYAEAEPLLKRSLAICEKDLGENHPNVAFALINLSVLYRQTGRGAEAEPLLKRALAIWETRFGERHPGVCSALSNLGFYYGTTGRHREADEFFRRSVSVQESLRESIFTILTEKQKLSYMKTQEWSIYGYVSHTLRFPRSTGAAVTETFNAWLRWKGSVMEAQGRYLHALSASDDPKVRERFGELTEVKRDIARLQLSGPGKMESDEYRRKVSGLERKRETLERELMAGSREFMLGQKARAADTRSLASTIPKDTVYLDYARITLFDFRKRKWAEPHYLLFVFSPGEPREVSLVDLGGAERVDKHIAAYLREMARARIEGVLPDEKKLKAEASSLYGMLVKPVEPFLKDRRQALISPDGNLNLIPFEALVTPSGAYLIEGLLISYVGAGRDMVKFARPSLTGGSSLIIADPDYDLGQKEMEKAKASAGVKPAPVRSHVSRDARGMHFDRLPDTKEEADAIEKILAGTFRQKVLNEQDKKALEHILFGTRSPRVLHLATHGYFLTEEETKEADNAAELALTEDALQEHPHSIENPMVRSGIVLAGVNTSLKEGKDEGMVTAEKVLGLDLKDTDLVVLSACQTGVGDVKSGEGVFGLKRAFILSGAKTLVMSLWSVPSKETVDLMTAFYALLSEGKTPSEALRQAKLTLMKQKPHPFFWAAFILTGSP, from the coding sequence ATGAGACACTTGGGAACCCTGCATCGCGTCGTCACCGGCCTTACCGCCATCATTATCGTTCTGGCACTGTCGCTGGGCGGAGCTGACCTCTGCCGTTCGGGCGACGATGTCCCAACGCTTTCCGCACAGATAGACCAGTTCCGAAAGGAAGGCAGGTTCCAGGAAGGTATACCCGTCGCTGCCAGGCTGGTCGAGGTCAGCGAAAAGACCTTCGGTCCCGAGCATCCGAGGACCGCCGTGTCGCTCACAACCCTGGCGAACTTTTATCGGACCACGGGGCGCTTCGCCGAGGCGGAACCCCTCTTGAGGCGCGCGCTGGCCATACAGGAGAAGGCCCCCCAGGGTCCGAACCGGCCCGCCGTTGCCCAGAACCTCACGCTCCTCGGGATGATATGCAACGCCACGGGCCGTTACGTCGAGGCGGAGCCCCTCTTGAGGCGCGCCCTTGATATCCTCGAAAGGGTGAGGGTTCAGCGACCCGAGGCCATAGCGTTCAATCTCGCGCTTCTGGCCGAGTCCCTCGTCTTCACCGGGCGGAAGGCCGAAGCGGAGCCTCTCATGAAACGGGCCGTAGAGATCTGGGAAAAGCACGATAATTACCCTCCCGAGGGCATGGCCTTTTCACTTACCCTTCTGGCCAAGCTCTGCCGCCACACGGGACACTACGCCGAGGCGGAGCCTCTTTTGAAACGCTCCCTCGCGATATGCGAGAAGGACCTTGGCGAGAACCATCCCAATGTCGCATTCGCCCTTATCAATCTCTCCGTGCTCTACCGCCAGACCGGGCGCGGAGCCGAGGCGGAGCCTCTCCTGAAACGCGCCCTCGCGATCTGGGAGACACGGTTCGGCGAGAGACATCCCGGCGTCTGCTCGGCGCTCTCCAACCTTGGGTTCTACTACGGGACAACAGGCAGGCATCGTGAGGCCGACGAATTCTTCAGACGCTCCGTCAGCGTCCAGGAGTCACTGCGCGAGTCCATCTTCACCATCCTGACGGAAAAGCAGAAGCTGTCCTACATGAAGACCCAGGAATGGAGCATCTACGGGTACGTGAGCCACACCCTCCGGTTCCCCCGAAGCACCGGGGCCGCCGTCACGGAGACCTTCAACGCCTGGCTCAGATGGAAGGGTTCCGTCATGGAGGCACAGGGACGCTATCTCCATGCCCTGAGCGCCTCCGATGACCCGAAGGTGCGGGAGAGGTTCGGCGAACTGACGGAGGTGAAACGGGACATCGCCCGGCTTCAACTATCCGGACCGGGGAAGATGGAAAGCGATGAGTACAGGAGAAAGGTATCCGGGCTTGAGAGGAAAAGGGAGACCCTCGAGAGGGAGCTGATGGCGGGCAGCAGGGAATTCATGCTGGGGCAGAAGGCACGGGCGGCGGACACGAGAAGCCTCGCTTCGACTATCCCGAAGGACACCGTCTATCTCGATTACGCCAGGATCACCCTCTTCGATTTCAGGAAGAGGAAATGGGCGGAACCACACTATCTCCTTTTCGTCTTCAGTCCCGGAGAGCCCCGCGAGGTGAGCCTCGTCGACCTGGGAGGGGCGGAAAGGGTCGACAAACACATTGCCGCCTACCTGAGGGAAATGGCCAGGGCGAGGATCGAGGGTGTTCTGCCCGATGAGAAGAAGCTCAAGGCGGAAGCTTCCAGCCTCTACGGCATGCTCGTGAAACCCGTGGAACCCTTCCTGAAGGACAGAAGACAGGCGCTCATCAGCCCTGACGGGAACCTGAACCTCATCCCCTTCGAGGCCCTCGTGACACCTTCCGGCGCCTATCTCATCGAGGGACTCCTCATCAGCTATGTCGGTGCCGGACGAGATATGGTGAAGTTTGCCCGGCCCTCCCTCACGGGCGGTTCGTCGCTCATAATCGCCGACCCCGACTACGACCTGGGACAGAAGGAGATGGAAAAGGCGAAGGCTTCCGCCGGCGTCAAGCCGGCACCGGTAAGAAGCCACGTTTCTCGGGATGCCCGGGGCATGCATTTCGACCGCCTCCCCGACACGAAAGAGGAGGCGGACGCCATAGAGAAGATACTGGCGGGCACCTTCCGACAAAAGGTCCTCAATGAACAGGACAAGAAAGCTCTCGAACACATTCTTTTCGGCACGCGCTCCCCCAGGGTCCTGCACCTCGCGACCCACGGGTACTTCCTCACCGAAGAGGAGACGAAAGAGGCGGACAACGCCGCCGAACTCGCGCTTACGGAAGACGCCCTGCAGGAGCATCCCCACTCCATCGAGAACCCCATGGTGCGCTCCGGGATCGTCCTTGCCGGCGTCAACACGTCCCTTAAGGAGGGAAAGGACGAAGGCATGGTCACGGCCGAGAAGGTCCTCGGGCTCGATCTTAAGGACACGGACCTCGTCGTCCTGTCCGCCTGCCAGACCGGTGTCGGGGACGTGAAGAGCGGAGAGGGCGTCTTCGGGCTGAAACGCGCCTTCATCCTTTCCGGCGCGAAGACCCTCGTCATGAGCCTCTGGAGTGTTCCCTCAAAGGAAACGGTGGACCTGATGACCGCCTTCTACGCCCTCCTTTCCGAGGGAAAGACCCCATCCGAAGCCCTGAGGCAGGCAAAGCTCACCCTCATGAAGCAAAAGCCCCACCCCTTCTTCTGGGCAGCCTTCATCCTGACGGGCTCACCCTGA